In Dyadobacter sp. NIV53, a single window of DNA contains:
- a CDS encoding NAD(P)H-dependent oxidoreductase, which produces METQKIFVINGGQVFGHSGGRFNKTVYDATIHFFNSQPGFEIRSTDINEDYDPAREVENYVWADVIIYHTPIWWFQVPHGLKKYIDVVFTEGHNKGIYHSDGRSSANPAINYGTGGMLHGKRYMVTTSWNAPATAFTLPGEFFNERSVDDGALFGFHRMNAFTGMSPLEGIHFHDVEKNADIPNDMKLYRAHLKKTFIQNQTENAYLSDSHC; this is translated from the coding sequence ATGGAAACTCAGAAAATATTTGTCATCAACGGAGGCCAGGTTTTTGGCCATTCGGGAGGAAGGTTTAACAAAACTGTTTATGACGCCACAATTCATTTTTTTAATAGCCAGCCGGGATTTGAAATCAGGTCAACAGATATCAATGAAGATTACGATCCTGCAAGGGAAGTAGAGAATTATGTTTGGGCTGATGTAATTATTTACCATACCCCAATCTGGTGGTTTCAGGTACCTCATGGTTTGAAAAAATACATTGACGTTGTCTTTACCGAAGGGCATAATAAAGGGATTTATCACAGCGATGGGCGTTCATCTGCCAATCCCGCTATTAATTATGGTACAGGCGGAATGCTTCATGGAAAGCGATATATGGTCACAACGTCCTGGAATGCGCCTGCAACAGCATTTACATTACCAGGAGAATTTTTTAATGAACGTTCTGTGGACGATGGTGCTTTGTTCGGCTTTCACCGCATGAATGCTTTTACCGGAATGTCGCCATTGGAAGGAATTCATTTTCATGATGTCGAAAAAAATGCGGATATTCCAAACGATATGAAATTATATCGTGCACATTTAAAGAAGACTTTCATCCAAAATCAAACAGAAAATGCCTATTTATCTGACAGCCACTGTTAA
- a CDS encoding glycoside hydrolase family 15 protein: MQHKRKGYTPIENYGLIGNMKTVALVSMEASIDFMSYPTFDSPTVFARLLDTDKGGSFSITPQMKDYRTKQLYLPGTAVLLTRFFSEDGIAEITDYMPVDKHDTKKINAIVRQVKTVRGSITYTINCEPAFDYAQSGHSCEVNGNEILFTAQNPDKTTLRLLADIPLKVRKQSGYAEFILNQSETVYFALECGCEQIEELNSIEFYKNNTYFETINLWRNWSNQSTYKGRWPEAVNRSAITLKLLTSSEHGSMVAAPTFSLPETLGGERNWDYRYTWIRDAAFTMYAFLRLGYTDEATAFFKWIHDRCKDDKLYLMYSIDGSHDLKETELKNFEGYKNSKPVLIGNAAQDQLQMDIYGELIDTIYIYNKQHSAITYEFWETIVKQIDEVIANWQKADHGIWEIRNLKKEFLHSRLMCWVAMDRAIKIAEHRSFPYPEKEWSDVRNEIYLDIHNNFWNEKIGAWVQHKGSDSVDASVLLMSLMHFISPHEPRWLSTMNVVEQQLGLDVLLYRYRNGIDKFDGLDGEEGTFNMCSFWFIESLAKSGQVTKALDSFEKMAGYANHLGLFSEQISHKAEHLGNFPQAFTHLALISAALEIDKQLDRL; encoded by the coding sequence ATGCAGCATAAAAGAAAGGGATACACACCTATTGAGAACTACGGCCTGATTGGTAATATGAAAACGGTTGCCCTGGTCTCAATGGAAGCATCTATTGATTTTATGTCGTATCCGACATTTGATTCACCAACTGTTTTTGCAAGATTACTGGATACCGACAAAGGCGGTAGTTTTTCTATCACGCCACAAATGAAAGATTACCGGACCAAACAGCTTTATCTCCCTGGAACAGCGGTTTTGCTCACTCGTTTTTTTTCTGAGGACGGTATAGCCGAGATTACCGATTATATGCCGGTTGATAAGCACGATACAAAAAAGATTAATGCGATAGTGAGGCAGGTTAAAACGGTGCGTGGAAGTATCACTTACACCATTAATTGTGAACCTGCTTTCGATTATGCACAATCCGGACATTCCTGTGAAGTGAATGGAAATGAAATACTTTTCACCGCGCAGAATCCTGATAAAACCACCTTGCGGCTTTTGGCGGATATTCCATTGAAAGTCCGGAAACAAAGTGGTTATGCTGAATTTATACTGAACCAATCGGAGACGGTTTACTTTGCGCTGGAATGCGGCTGCGAACAAATTGAAGAGCTGAATTCCATCGAATTTTACAAAAACAACACCTATTTTGAAACGATAAATTTGTGGCGGAACTGGTCAAATCAATCTACATACAAAGGCAGGTGGCCCGAGGCCGTCAACCGTTCTGCCATAACACTTAAATTACTCACATCCTCTGAACACGGCTCCATGGTTGCAGCCCCGACTTTCAGCTTACCTGAAACATTGGGAGGCGAACGTAACTGGGATTACCGGTATACCTGGATCAGGGATGCAGCTTTTACAATGTATGCCTTCTTAAGATTAGGGTATACGGATGAAGCAACTGCTTTTTTTAAATGGATTCATGACCGGTGCAAGGATGATAAATTGTACCTGATGTATTCTATTGACGGTTCGCACGATCTGAAAGAAACTGAGCTGAAAAATTTTGAAGGATATAAAAATTCGAAACCGGTCCTGATAGGAAATGCAGCACAGGATCAGCTTCAGATGGACATTTATGGTGAATTAATTGATACCATTTATATTTATAATAAACAGCATTCTGCCATCACTTACGAATTTTGGGAAACCATCGTTAAGCAGATTGATGAGGTGATAGCAAACTGGCAGAAAGCCGATCATGGTATCTGGGAAATCAGGAACCTGAAAAAAGAATTTCTTCACAGCAGGCTCATGTGCTGGGTGGCAATGGACAGGGCTATTAAAATTGCAGAGCACCGTTCATTTCCATATCCTGAAAAGGAGTGGAGTGATGTCCGCAATGAAATATATCTGGACATTCATAACAATTTCTGGAATGAAAAAATAGGAGCGTGGGTACAGCACAAAGGTTCCGACAGCGTGGATGCCAGTGTATTGCTGATGTCACTTATGCATTTTATTTCTCCGCATGAGCCAAGATGGTTATCTACGATGAATGTCGTGGAACAGCAGCTTGGCCTGGACGTACTGTTATACCGTTACCGCAACGGAATTGATAAATTTGACGGTTTGGACGGAGAAGAAGGTACTTTTAATATGTGTTCATTCTGGTTTATTGAATCCCTTGCAAAAAGTGGCCAGGTTACAAAAGCACTGGACAGCTTCGAAAAAATGGCAGGCTATGCCAATCATCTTGGACTTTTCAGTGAACAGATCAGTCACAAAGCCGAGCATTTAGGGAATTTCCCACAGGCATTTACACATCTCGCGCTGATCAGTGCGGCACTGGAAATTGATAAGCAGCTGGATCGGCTTTGA
- a CDS encoding RagB/SusD family nutrient uptake outer membrane protein produces MKKLTILMLAALLFVGAGCKDYLEEDTTGLLYGANVLATQDGLESALTGAYKGLAWQWNMGFIHPSANAATLGSDDVTTHPASNKADWREFDQFNVSTTNQRSNAVYNGCYKAIQGANNVINNFQNTTGDKATIDIIVGEAYFIRAFSYYWLTRFWGNIPLVLAGEYSPDLLTVGKTEPAKIYELIVADLKIAEVNLPDSKRDPGRPNKGSAKAFLADVYLTMAGWPLKQTDKYDLAAAKAKEVIDNKAAYGFQLLPTFAAVFANDESTTGTAEAVFQLNGFTGGDGTGNSTYGLTTMPGEEGGWDDMYAELYFFRDFPAGPRKDATFRTEFGVGATKIPWQNSLTKHPYYKKWYIKGDLVTYQASLPSVMMRYAHVLTIYAEAKARGTGGPDQAAYDALNAVRLRGWATGTKALSPADGMTAARFADEVVQERAWEFACERTRWFDLIRLEKVEEANAKKSPDDLQPIKPITKANYWFPLPYSDTSLNPNLN; encoded by the coding sequence ATGAAAAAATTAACCATACTTATGCTTGCTGCGTTGCTGTTCGTTGGTGCAGGATGTAAAGATTATCTGGAAGAAGATACTACAGGACTTTTGTACGGAGCAAATGTACTCGCTACGCAGGACGGCCTGGAATCTGCTTTAACAGGTGCATACAAAGGGCTGGCCTGGCAATGGAATATGGGATTTATACATCCTTCGGCCAATGCCGCAACACTTGGAAGTGATGATGTAACAACACATCCGGCAAGTAATAAAGCCGACTGGCGGGAATTTGACCAGTTTAATGTTTCCACGACCAACCAGCGTTCCAATGCCGTTTACAATGGTTGCTACAAAGCAATTCAGGGTGCCAATAATGTTATTAATAATTTTCAGAATACGACGGGTGATAAAGCTACTATTGATATTATTGTTGGAGAGGCCTATTTCATCCGTGCATTTTCTTACTATTGGTTAACCCGTTTCTGGGGAAATATTCCGTTGGTGCTTGCCGGAGAATATTCCCCCGACCTGCTGACAGTAGGCAAAACGGAACCTGCTAAAATTTATGAACTGATCGTTGCCGACCTGAAAATAGCAGAAGTTAATTTGCCCGATTCGAAACGTGATCCTGGCCGTCCCAATAAAGGTTCTGCAAAAGCATTTCTGGCTGATGTTTATCTGACAATGGCTGGATGGCCGCTTAAACAAACGGATAAATATGACCTTGCGGCTGCCAAAGCAAAAGAAGTGATCGATAACAAGGCGGCCTACGGATTTCAGTTACTGCCAACTTTTGCAGCTGTTTTTGCCAATGATGAGTCTACAACCGGAACAGCAGAAGCCGTTTTTCAGCTGAATGGTTTTACTGGCGGAGATGGTACGGGAAATTCTACTTACGGGCTGACAACCATGCCGGGCGAAGAAGGTGGCTGGGACGATATGTATGCAGAACTTTACTTCTTCCGGGATTTTCCTGCCGGTCCGCGTAAAGACGCCACATTCAGGACGGAGTTTGGGGTAGGAGCAACCAAAATTCCGTGGCAAAACAGTTTGACAAAACATCCTTATTACAAAAAATGGTATATCAAAGGTGATCTCGTAACGTACCAGGCTTCGTTGCCATCGGTGATGATGCGGTATGCGCATGTGCTGACAATTTATGCAGAAGCAAAAGCACGAGGAACCGGAGGGCCGGACCAGGCCGCTTATGACGCATTGAACGCAGTTCGCCTGAGAGGCTGGGCAACAGGAACAAAAGCACTGTCACCAGCGGACGGAATGACGGCTGCCAGATTTGCGGATGAAGTGGTACAGGAACGTGCCTGGGAATTTGCCTGTGAAAGAACCCGCTGGTTCGACCTGATCCGCCTTGAAAAAGTAGAAGAAGCCAACGCTAAAAAGAGCCCGGATGATCTTCAGCCAATCAAACCGATCACCAAAGCAAATTACTGGTTTCCACTGCCTTATTCGGATACGTCGCTGAACCCGAATTTAAATTAA
- a CDS encoding YCF48-related protein, translating to MKLTGFFSEIISVLILSSPHISCKETEPTPSNTPISIKNLTELQTNIPPGYYHDLHFVNDSLAFVVGDNNLIVRTRDGGKSWKKLILPIRQSLSLKNVNFFDELNGIAVGSNETEGGVLLTRDGGDTWNIVQEGNIRPNIITLPDSSTGYILTDSKILIKTDDAGVSWTNINLPESALAATVKFKSASEGIVGCARGNTM from the coding sequence ATGAAATTGACCGGATTTTTCTCAGAAATTATTTCAGTTCTTATTCTAAGTTCTCCGCATATAAGTTGTAAAGAAACTGAACCTACACCATCAAACACTCCAATATCTATAAAAAACTTGACTGAGCTCCAGACAAATATTCCTCCGGGATATTATCATGACTTACACTTCGTGAACGATTCATTAGCATTCGTGGTTGGAGACAACAACCTGATAGTCAGAACAAGGGATGGTGGTAAAAGCTGGAAAAAACTAATTCTGCCAATAAGGCAAAGCCTAAGCTTAAAAAATGTTAATTTTTTTGATGAACTCAATGGAATAGCTGTTGGGTCCAATGAGACAGAAGGTGGTGTCCTTTTAACCAGGGATGGAGGCGATACCTGGAATATTGTCCAGGAAGGAAACATCAGACCCAACATAATCACATTGCCGGATAGTAGTACCGGATACATACTAACTGATTCAAAAATTTTGATTAAAACGGATGATGCAGGAGTCAGCTGGACCAATATCAATCTACCGGAAAGTGCACTTGCAGCAACAGTAAAATTTAAGAGTGCATCTGAGGGAATTGTGGGGTGTGCAAGGGGGAATACTATGTGA
- a CDS encoding PPC domain-containing DNA-binding protein encodes MKNLNFLLLLAGFMIIPKKAKAQTNTEKYIKVPAGYLMVLRQGDNVLAQIEEMAKKERIPSANFTGMGFVNVEFGFFNFKTKKYEPKEFKDVELAGMTGSIAWQNDSVSLHTHGIVTDKNFNAFGGHMLAATVGTGSVEILITVHSHTLERVMDQSLGANVLSLEHH; translated from the coding sequence ATGAAAAATTTAAATTTTTTACTTCTGCTGGCCGGATTTATGATTATTCCCAAAAAGGCTAAGGCTCAGACAAATACTGAAAAATATATTAAGGTTCCGGCAGGTTATCTGATGGTTCTGCGCCAGGGTGATAATGTGCTGGCTCAAATTGAAGAAATGGCCAAAAAGGAAAGAATTCCGTCGGCTAATTTTACAGGAATGGGGTTTGTCAATGTGGAATTTGGTTTCTTTAATTTCAAGACTAAAAAATACGAGCCTAAGGAATTCAAGGATGTAGAACTTGCCGGGATGACCGGTTCCATTGCGTGGCAAAATGATAGTGTATCTCTGCATACCCATGGAATTGTTACGGATAAAAATTTCAATGCCTTTGGCGGACATATGCTGGCAGCAACTGTTGGCACTGGCTCGGTGGAAATCCTGATCACGGTTCACAGCCATACACTCGAACGGGTTATGGATCAGTCCTTAGGAGCAAACGTTCTAAGCCTTGAACATCACTAA
- a CDS encoding 2-dehydro-3-deoxygalactonokinase: MKNYLLCCDWGTTSFRLRLVNMENQEVIGEILSMEGVALTFDNWKALDSNFSDRRRFFIDHLQKQITLLENKFDVYLDGVAIVISGMASSSIGMHEIPYSNLPFDLDGNQLNVYRIDSDDSFMHDILLISGVKSEHDVMRGEETQLIGLAELTDLSVGDKTNVIFPGTHSKHLFIQNKKLTGFQTFMTGEIFKIISTHSILKDSIELSVLPDFSEDELAAFRLGVREADSTGILKGLFRVRTNQLFNKLSKKENALYLSGLLIGSEITNLLDEIHAQLVLCSGNNLFELYKLALDESGLSERTTTVSSDMADRATVAGQIKIFRNQAFILNNINL, from the coding sequence ATGAAAAACTACTTATTGTGTTGTGATTGGGGGACTACATCTTTCCGGTTGCGTCTGGTAAATATGGAGAACCAGGAAGTTATTGGTGAGATACTTTCCATGGAAGGTGTTGCACTCACTTTTGACAACTGGAAGGCTTTGGATAGTAATTTTTCAGATAGAAGGAGGTTTTTTATTGATCATTTACAAAAGCAAATTACACTTTTAGAAAATAAGTTTGACGTGTATCTGGATGGCGTTGCCATTGTAATTTCCGGAATGGCTTCGTCGTCCATTGGTATGCATGAAATTCCCTATTCAAACCTTCCATTCGACCTTGATGGAAATCAGCTGAATGTCTACCGGATAGATTCTGATGACAGTTTTATGCACGATATTTTACTTATTTCGGGAGTGAAAAGCGAACACGATGTCATGCGTGGTGAAGAAACGCAACTGATCGGACTGGCGGAATTGACGGATTTATCTGTCGGGGATAAAACAAATGTGATTTTTCCGGGTACACATTCCAAGCATTTATTCATCCAAAACAAAAAATTAACAGGTTTTCAAACATTCATGACCGGTGAAATTTTTAAGATTATTTCCACACACAGCATTTTGAAAGATTCCATTGAACTGTCCGTTCTACCGGATTTTTCAGAAGACGAACTGGCTGCATTCAGGCTGGGTGTAAGAGAAGCAGATTCGACAGGAATTCTTAAAGGGCTGTTCAGGGTCAGGACTAATCAGCTATTTAACAAACTGAGTAAGAAGGAGAATGCCCTTTATTTGAGTGGCCTGCTGATCGGTTCAGAAATTACAAATCTTTTAGATGAGATTCACGCGCAGCTGGTCTTATGTAGTGGAAATAATTTGTTCGAATTGTACAAACTGGCTCTGGATGAATCAGGATTATCGGAACGTACAACAACTGTTTCGTCTGATATGGCAGACAGGGCGACCGTAGCAGGGCAAATTAAAATTTTCAGGAATCAGGCATTTATACTCAACAATATAAACTTATGA
- a CDS encoding MFS transporter → MSERTYSSVFSKKPQSQSYYKIKNYRWIIVVLLFLATTINYLDRQIIGLLKPILEKEFVWTETDFARIVMAFTAAYAVGLLIFGWLIDKIGTRLGYSITIVFWSIAGMLHAMARSAFGFGLARVGLGLGEAGNYPAAVKTVAEWFPKKERALATGLFNAGTSVGVVVALLLVPWILSRYGWQEVFWITGALGFVWLIFWLLFYEIPSRQKRLTTEEYHYIRSGQEIEEQINGEKLEVQWIRLFTFPQTWAYITGKGLIDPIYWFFLFWLPSYFASTFNLDLKKPSLELMLIYTATTVGSISGGWFSSRLIKKGWPVVRARKVVLLVFAFLELSVILIQFATSVWVAVGLISFAVALHQAWATNVFTLPSDLFPKQAVSSVVGIGGMAGAVGGILFPILIGNLLDTYKATGNLSHGYNIIFTICGCTYLIAWLIIHLLTKNGKIVELHELQ, encoded by the coding sequence ATGAGCGAGCGCACTTATTCATCTGTTTTTTCAAAAAAGCCTCAATCACAGAGTTATTATAAAATAAAAAATTACCGCTGGATCATTGTGGTCCTGCTATTTCTGGCTACCACCATCAATTATCTCGACCGGCAGATTATTGGCTTATTAAAACCAATTCTGGAAAAAGAATTTGTCTGGACAGAGACCGACTTTGCCCGGATCGTTATGGCTTTTACAGCGGCTTATGCAGTAGGTTTGCTCATTTTTGGCTGGCTTATTGACAAAATCGGGACGAGGCTGGGCTATTCCATTACCATTGTTTTCTGGAGTATTGCCGGAATGCTGCATGCCATGGCCCGAAGCGCTTTTGGGTTTGGCCTGGCACGGGTTGGTTTGGGTTTGGGTGAAGCCGGAAATTACCCGGCTGCGGTTAAAACCGTTGCAGAATGGTTTCCTAAAAAAGAACGTGCTTTGGCAACAGGTCTTTTTAATGCCGGAACGAGTGTTGGTGTGGTAGTTGCGTTATTGCTTGTTCCCTGGATTCTAAGCCGTTACGGATGGCAGGAAGTATTCTGGATTACAGGTGCACTGGGTTTTGTATGGCTCATTTTTTGGTTACTGTTTTATGAAATACCATCACGGCAAAAAAGACTGACCACCGAAGAATATCATTATATACGGAGCGGGCAGGAAATAGAAGAACAGATCAATGGTGAAAAGTTAGAAGTGCAATGGATCAGGTTATTCACTTTCCCCCAAACCTGGGCATATATTACTGGTAAAGGCCTGATCGATCCCATTTACTGGTTTTTCCTGTTCTGGTTACCTTCGTATTTTGCTTCTACATTTAATCTTGATCTAAAAAAGCCAAGTCTGGAATTAATGCTGATCTATACCGCAACAACTGTTGGGAGTATTAGCGGTGGCTGGTTTTCTTCCCGGCTGATCAAAAAAGGATGGCCGGTAGTGAGGGCCAGAAAGGTCGTTTTACTGGTTTTTGCGTTTCTGGAATTATCCGTTATCCTGATCCAGTTTGCCACAAGTGTATGGGTTGCAGTCGGGCTGATCAGTTTTGCCGTGGCATTACATCAGGCCTGGGCAACCAATGTTTTTACATTGCCCTCTGATCTGTTCCCCAAACAGGCAGTGAGTTCGGTTGTTGGGATAGGAGGGATGGCCGGAGCTGTGGGCGGTATACTTTTTCCAATTCTGATCGGTAATCTGCTTGATACTTATAAAGCCACCGGAAACCTCTCACATGGTTACAATATTATCTTCACCATCTGTGGCTGCACTTATCTGATTGCCTGGCTAATTATTCATCTGCTAACAAAGAATGGTAAAATTGTGGAATTGCATGAATTGCAGTGA
- a CDS encoding putative quinol monooxygenase, with translation MPIYLTATVKSKPGNNEALKKLLLELVENSRQEEACVQYDLHQSQNDPDFFIFHEEWKSREGLDLHNNQPYILDFGVKSAELIDGQVGIHITSKLA, from the coding sequence ATGCCTATTTATCTGACAGCCACTGTTAAAAGTAAACCAGGAAATAATGAGGCTTTAAAAAAGCTATTGCTGGAACTGGTGGAAAATTCCAGACAAGAAGAAGCCTGCGTGCAGTATGACCTGCACCAATCGCAGAATGATCCTGATTTCTTTATTTTTCATGAAGAATGGAAAAGCCGTGAGGGCCTTGATCTGCACAACAACCAACCTTACATTTTAGATTTTGGAGTAAAATCAGCCGAATTAATCGACGGCCAGGTTGGTATTCATATCACCAGCAAATTAGCATGA
- a CDS encoding PQQ-binding-like beta-propeller repeat protein, producing MIRHWKYFSVGLLLLWICMAAFQDNDSEISDEKNEDWPAYGGNAAGTRYSGLTQINAQNVNQLQLAWTYDTGENKDTSQRGMDIQCQPIVINGIMYGTTPELKLFAIEAGSGKEIWKFNPFSTPGKRPRFHPVRGVVFWENGEDKRILYSVGPALYAVNAKTGQLIKGFGKNGEVNLHEGLGDQETLGYDVNNFNIRSTTPGVIYQDLLIMGSSVSEGGDALPGNIRAFDVRTGKLAWVFRTIPLPGEFGYETWSKDSYKKLGGANCWAGMVVDEKRGIVFMGTGSPSVDFYGGARKGTNLFANCVLALNAKTGERIWHFQTVHHDLWDRDIPCPPNLVTVKHNGKMIDAVAQVTKDGLIFVLDRETGKPLFPVNEVPVPDLPALPGEEPWPTQPVPSKPAPFANQDLTENDLSNRTSEAHAYVLDRFKNGRSGAKNIPPGLQGSLYYGIGGGAEWGGNAVDPSGIMYVNGNNMLWWLKMRDAKEKQNGEVLTKGSALFNTNCASCHAMDSKNSTAAGAQAYPVLKDIGKRLSRPQINTILETGRGRMPSFQHFTREDRNAIIDFLLENEKVPTSDIHQLSETGSEQKRDFPYTPPYINNGNVQFRDQDNYPAIKPPWGTLNAVDLNSGEYLWKVTLGEYPELTKKGIPPTGTENHGGPVVTAGGLLFIAATYDENLRAFDTKTGNVIWKYKLPAGGFATPVTYMVNGNQYIAIAAGGARYGLKSGGTYVAFALP from the coding sequence ATGATTCGCCATTGGAAATATTTTTCGGTAGGGTTGCTGTTGCTATGGATTTGCATGGCTGCTTTTCAGGATAATGATAGTGAAATTTCAGACGAAAAAAATGAAGACTGGCCTGCTTACGGAGGTAATGCTGCCGGTACCCGCTATTCCGGATTGACACAAATAAACGCTCAGAATGTCAATCAACTGCAATTAGCCTGGACTTACGATACAGGCGAAAATAAAGATACCAGTCAGCGTGGAATGGATATACAATGTCAGCCGATTGTAATTAACGGCATCATGTATGGTACAACCCCGGAATTAAAATTATTTGCAATTGAAGCCGGTTCTGGTAAAGAAATATGGAAATTCAATCCCTTTTCCACGCCAGGTAAACGTCCGCGTTTTCATCCGGTACGTGGAGTTGTTTTTTGGGAAAATGGTGAAGACAAAAGGATATTATATTCAGTTGGCCCAGCATTGTATGCCGTGAATGCAAAGACAGGACAACTGATAAAAGGTTTTGGTAAAAATGGTGAAGTTAATTTGCATGAAGGATTGGGTGATCAAGAAACGCTGGGTTACGATGTAAATAATTTTAATATCCGCTCTACGACGCCGGGTGTAATTTATCAGGATTTACTGATCATGGGCTCGTCCGTTTCCGAAGGCGGTGATGCGCTTCCGGGCAACATCAGGGCATTCGATGTGCGAACGGGAAAACTTGCCTGGGTTTTCAGGACTATACCACTTCCGGGTGAATTTGGTTATGAAACCTGGTCGAAAGATTCTTACAAAAAACTGGGCGGAGCCAATTGCTGGGCGGGAATGGTTGTCGATGAAAAACGTGGAATTGTGTTTATGGGAACAGGTTCACCGTCCGTAGATTTTTATGGAGGCGCACGGAAAGGGACCAATTTATTTGCCAATTGTGTCCTAGCCTTAAATGCGAAAACAGGTGAAAGGATCTGGCATTTCCAGACTGTACACCACGATCTCTGGGACCGGGATATCCCTTGCCCGCCTAATCTGGTCACAGTAAAGCATAATGGCAAAATGATCGATGCCGTAGCGCAGGTAACAAAGGACGGGTTGATTTTTGTTTTAGACAGAGAAACCGGCAAACCATTATTCCCGGTTAATGAAGTGCCTGTCCCGGACTTGCCGGCTTTACCAGGTGAAGAGCCCTGGCCAACTCAGCCTGTTCCATCCAAACCTGCGCCTTTTGCCAATCAGGATCTGACGGAAAATGACCTGTCGAACCGGACTTCCGAAGCACATGCTTATGTTTTGGACAGGTTTAAAAACGGGAGAAGCGGAGCTAAAAATATTCCTCCCGGCTTGCAGGGGTCGTTATATTATGGAATCGGCGGTGGTGCAGAATGGGGTGGAAATGCAGTTGATCCAAGCGGGATTATGTATGTCAATGGTAATAATATGCTGTGGTGGCTGAAAATGCGTGATGCAAAAGAAAAGCAAAACGGAGAAGTTTTAACAAAAGGATCTGCACTTTTTAATACCAATTGTGCCTCCTGTCACGCCATGGATTCGAAAAACAGCACTGCTGCCGGTGCACAGGCTTATCCGGTTTTAAAGGACATTGGTAAACGCCTAAGCAGACCACAGATTAATACAATTCTGGAAACAGGACGTGGCAGAATGCCTTCTTTCCAGCATTTTACCAGAGAAGACCGGAATGCGATCATTGATTTTTTACTGGAAAATGAAAAGGTGCCTACCAGTGATATTCATCAATTATCTGAAACGGGATCTGAGCAGAAAAGGGATTTTCCTTATACTCCGCCATATATCAACAATGGTAATGTGCAGTTTCGGGACCAGGATAATTATCCGGCCATAAAACCACCCTGGGGAACACTGAATGCCGTTGATCTGAACTCAGGAGAATATTTATGGAAAGTTACGCTCGGTGAGTATCCGGAGCTGACCAAAAAAGGAATACCACCAACAGGAACAGAAAATCATGGCGGGCCCGTCGTTACAGCTGGCGGATTGTTATTTATTGCTGCAACTTATGATGAAAATTTAAGGGCTTTTGATACCAAAACAGGAAACGTGATCTGGAAATATAAATTGCCGGCGGGTGGATTTGCTACACCGGTCACATACATGGTAAATGGTAATCAATACATAGCCATCGCAGCCGGAGGAGCCAGATACGGGTTAAAATCCGGAGGGACTTATGTGGCATTTGCGTTGCCTTAG